CCTTccacaaaaactaattgaatcaactgaaatagacactaAAAGTGATTagaaagtgtccaaaatctttcgtcaaatgaacctgaaatttgaggcccaATCGGCCCTTACGGACCTACATGTACTTCTTTTAACGTTTGCAGCAAGAACGCATACACAATTCGCAATACGTACTTTTCATTGATGTGCTTGCTTACTTTGAAACAGTTTATTTACGTTATTTCATAATCGTTCTAGATCTTAAATGTTTTGCAAATATGTTATACTTGTATTCAGATTGTTTTCATTTCCTAGCAAAACACTTTGTGTTCACAAAATGTTCATTTAGAAAACATTGTAATTCGGTTATAATTGAACTACTTCGAAAAGCACAAAGACAAGCTTATGCCTTTCAGAGAGAATAATCAGCGGGAAAAATTATGAAAGCTTCAAATGCAGACACTCAACTTTTTAACAAGCTTATACACATGTAAAGAAAAACACCACTTACTTACACAAAGATACTAAAACTGAATGAAAAGACTGAAGAAAATGGACCAAGCATAATGAACATTTGGCAAGAACATTTCCAACAACTAGCTACACCAACATTAGAGGAAAATTTTGACTCTGAAAAGCTAGAGCTTGtagaaatagaaaacaatatatatataataaatccaTAGAAAGAGAAAAAGGTTAAGGCATTGATCATGTCAATGTAAATGAGGTTATAAAGctataatagaaaaacaaaaagcaGGAAAAGCACCTGCTGAGGATGGAACTTCGACAGAACGCTACATATATGGGAGAGATGAGTTAACTCCCTTTATAGTACATTTGCTTAATTCAATTTAACCATATCTGTCACACCAATCCTaaagaaaaaaaggcaaaacTTACCATCTAGCTCTAAAGGAATAACTGTGACTAAAACCtttgaaaatttttacaaaGTAAATTGAAGGATATAGTCGACTCTGTAtttaataacataaataacCTCTTGTAAAGAGATTTTACAGTAGGAGTCTCATCACTATTCCTCACATCAGAAGCAAGACCGGAGAaagtaagaaataattaaagatACTGACGATCTTTAAAATAACTCTTGATGCAGAAAAAGCATTTGACAAACTCAACTATGAAATCCTATTCAACAAGCTGTACCattatgaaataaaaggaaaactCTGGATACTAATGAGAAACCTGTATAAAGGCATGATCAGAAATCTACAGAATATGTAATGGTTTTACAAGGAATTTAACAAGGTGCACAACTATCTATAACGCTATATAAATGCTACAACAAAGTCATACTGCATagcattttaaaaagttgactAAAAGCATGGATTGGAGATAAACAAGTCCTCTACCCACATGTGCCGATGACATTTCTGTCCTGGCAAATATTACTATAGACACGCAAAGAATATTAGACATGGTACAGCACCATACAAACAGAGATCTAGTAAAAACAATCGAATTTTATCTGAAGCTGTTTTATACAATTCAAAAGGCTAAATCATATCAACATTGCAATTCAATGTCGATGACATCGATATAACCAATGAAACCAAACATCTAGGTATAAAAAGAAACGAGCAAAACTTGGAAAATATCTCAGACAGAATATAATCCGGCAGTGCAACAATATACAGCCTACTCAAAGACGGTTTACATGTCAGAAGGGGATGGCAGCACACAAGCTATAGATAACATATGCAGTACCAAGAAGCAGCTACGGATATGAGGTGATGAACTTACTTGCAAAACAAAAGGATATACTAGAACTGGCAGAGAGAAAAATCCTCCGACAAATTCAAGGCCTTCCAAATATTACAGCAAGAATGGCTGTCTATACCCTGGTAGAAACAGAACCTATTGCCATcacattaaacaaaaatctaattACCTTCTTCATGAATATGTTAGAAATTCAGGAAGCATAATATGTGAAATTCTGCGCCGACAAATAGCATTTTCAGACCAAAGAGGAAAATAATTTATCAACAGAGTGGAATtaaaaaacattatcaaaatacaatttaaaatctAGAAACTACATAGAAGAAACACTTGCGAAAATCGAATGAAAAAGTAGCAGTAGGAATAGAGATCAAGGAATACTGGGAAGATgaatgtcataaaaaaaaaacgaaaaaggaTCCCTTAAATACATAGAGATACAGAAGAACAATCCATTAAATGAGGCTCACAGTGTATGGAAAATCGTGAAAACATAAGTAAAGATGTAAAAGCGGGAGAAATAAAAGCAGGAATAAGTACTTAAACGTACATGTTTCAAGCAAAAAGAATAAAGCTCGATCCGAATGTAAACCCGATATGTACAATCTGTGAACAAATAAGATCTTaatattgctaaaaaaaatagaacagaccATGAATGATATTGACATCTCAATATACAAGAAGATCATACAACAAGGAAATTTACTGCATCTCATGTATAACGGATTGTACAAGCAAGGACATGAACTGTTACTCAACTGTGTATGAAAACATTGAAACTCTGTACAGTATAGTATaagtaaactttttaaaatacaattagttCCTTACTTTATCTTTTCGCTTTTTTATGACTAGTTAGGACTTACATTAACTTTTGCAAAGTTTTAAGATATCAAGTACCTTCACAGAATAATGACAAGATCACAAAATAAGTAACTTTAAACTGTGAAGGAAAACTTATGTATACATGTTGAATTGTTCTTAACCCCAACCCTTTTACACAAGTTTTATGAAATAGCCTTTTAATTATAGATTCTGATGTATTCTGACTTTTAACtaacaattatacattttataagaaAGTTTAATTAGAGACTACTTCAATTCTTAattcttatttgtaaatatatccAGATTTTACTTAACTTTTTCTTACACCTCAGCATATGATGAATGTTATTGTCATGCATTTGACATAAATAATCAGAAGATTTCTAAACTATTAGAAGAAACACTGATTATATACGCAAGCACATAACTAATTCAGACGTAAATGTCTAGATCAGTTTAACTCTTTGAGAATTGTCAACTAGTCCAAGGGaagtaattcaaatattttactttatcaGGTAAGTATAACAAGCGAAATACAATGTTCATAGTATATAAAACTTGACAAAGCGTGTTAAAATGACCATACAAcaaagaaaagaagatgtggtatcattgccaatAAGAAAAATCTCAACCAAAGATGAAAATACTGTAGAAATTAGCAACTTTAGGTGACTGGCCACTATACTCTGTTTCCAACAACGACAAAACCCATTCCCTTTAGcaatttttacaaatgtttaatgtatttttttttttttaaattttttttttaatgtttaatgttaaTCAATCCAAATCGGAAAACTAACGGCTGATTTATGTACaagacaataaacaaaaaccaGAATGtgataaacaacaacaaatacaaccactaaattatatattaaacaaataagtaaccgttatgatttttaaatcttgttttataaacattttttaatacaagGAAAAGTATGATCTGATAGATACAGAATGACCCttaaagttaaaaaatcaattcatgTTCAATGCAAATACAATAATATTCTTCAGATGTTTACAACACGTGTGTGAGTGAAATGTTAGCAGTTATGTGTTATACTTATTAATTCAAAAcgatacttttctaatataCTATCTGATCACCCTATACCTACTTAATATTTTTGAAGTACCCATAATGTTAAATCATATAGTAGAGGTCAATTTTGCGTGTTCGCAATTACATGAAACAACGAATTACTGTATCAGGACAGTTATATATTCTCTCTATCTTAAGATATATCAGTACtactaataaaataaacagtCTTGTTTTAACATCtttaatatgtaataaaatgtagAACCACGACCAGTTTatggaaaaatataatatattattctGTGTTACAATAATAAATTCTTCAATATCGACGAAAAATATACACAAACGAGGCAATTTACCTTGTGTATGTTTCGttcacaaaaatgaaaaaaaaataaaaaattcagagaatttttaccatttattttgaaattgaacctTTTCTTTCAACCTTGACATAAACCGTCGGTTAACCACAGCGACTACAAgtatgtaaaaaaagaagatgtgtatgactgctaatgagacaactttgcAACGGTTACAACTTACAAAATAACGTAAACATTTGAATTAATTGATCATCATACGACGCCTTCAACACTGAACAAAATACCATATCGCTTTGCAAGCTATATAAGGCAAAGttaggtaaaaatgtaaaacaattaaaacaagaagaCTATGATTGATTTatgtgaagaagaaaaaacgaaaaaggataaaaaaaaatcaaatacgaTATACAGCAAACACAAAATGTCTTTATAAtctattttgattttgactCATAATTAAATCTGTTTGATTagcattaatttaaaaatgctcaaaacattataaaaaatgtcattatacatgtacgtagcttatataaaatgtatgttaaagTATTATATCCTTAACTTGGATGATGGGCAGCTGGCATGGCTGTATGATTATATGCTGGTGGAGGGACAAATCCACTGTTGTCATGGACACCATATGGCTGGCTATACCCTTGCATACCTGaaataatatcaaatcaatttatttagatatataacACGTGTCAGTTTGTGAacgataaaaatatgtttagaaaaaTGTAACATGATCTTATCCATGTAAGGCACTGATCAGTTCTACCTTCTTCTTTTTGATGGAGTGAGCAATGTATGTCTTATCTACAAAAATTTCTATGATTATTCAGTTTGGTTAATTTTGGGACAAAGACGAAGACAAGAACGTCCGCATATTGTTTCCGTCATCAGACCGACATTTAAGTCAGACATGACTACCGGTTTTAACATTGAGAACCAATCGTATGACAGATAACAAAGATGAAAAATGaataagccaatcagagcgttGTCCATATTGTGGTTTCTAGATCGTCAGAACCAATATTATCATACCTcgattttaaactttaaaagaggagataaagggttattttcgtgcaacctGTTTTGCCACCTTTTATTTCACGTTCAGCCGTGAAAAAGGTTCGTCATTCACCGTATTTCGTGAAATAGATAAAAAGATAAACGTGCAAGAAATATGTAATTGTTCGTTCATCTTGACGTGGCAATTTAATTTCCCTGGGAGAGGCTctatatactacatgtatacagAAACGCAAAAATCGTGGAATTTAAcagaaagcaaaaaaaataaggattttggAAAAAAGCCAGAGGGCTTGAAATAATTGTCATGTCTCCAAGTGCCTAATGTTGAGGCTAAGATTCAGGTGAccccttttctgaaattctccagatatagaattttttttacaaaaattcatcCTAGAACAGGTTTACATACTTTCAACCAAGCTCTAAATTTCGCAGGTGTGTTCTTGTAATACtaaaaatactttgaacgacaaaattaatttatatctCTTCCTGTGTTACGTTACATTTAGTGACAGCAATACCGCTTCTTTACTCAAACGTAATGATTTCAATTGTCAAACTATGAACTATGAATGGTCAGCAATTACAGATCCTCTGCATTTTACATAAAAGTGACAGAACAGagttatgaagaaaaaaaatgaaattgacatttcataAGTATTACGATCACCATCTGGAATTGGAATACTTGGAATATGTTATGTCTATATGTCTTATTTCACTAATGATATGTGTTCACGTTCTTTAGGATACCGGAATCTGATTTTAAATTTACTAATTATACTATTCCATATAAAGACACTATTATGGGTATGTTATCGTATGGCGagtaatgtaaatgtattattgCAGGAAATGATTACACTGTCTCTCTGCTTTTGGAGTAAATGGAACTTattcagattttgtttttacattgattcattttttgttgttagaTTTATACGAAACTATTTCTTTCTCAGATAAGTGGccaaaataatatacacactGTTAGAAGGAATATAAGGAATAAAATCGTTCAaatcatgtatttttttgtaacttattattttttcaaatctcATCCTAGCCCTCCTAAAATCAAATGATGGCTCCCTCAGTCAGTGGGCTACATACATGAACTGTGATATTGTAGTACAAAAATCGTCTATGAAAGGGATGCAATGAATTTCTACAATTTACGGACAAAATTTACCCTATAATGTATTTCCTTCATGCAGATGTTGTAAAACGCTCAAACCGTTCATGATTGTTAATATTGCATGAAATTTTCCGAATCTACCCATGTAACAATACTTCAGATAAAGCCCTCAAGTCTTGGGTGATACTAATACAAAAAGCAAttgaatgtaaatatttataccaTATCTATCAATCTTATTCTTAATGAATTCAATTAACAATCTAGGATTTCTTAGATGAAAATTTGCTGCTTATAAAAGAAACTTCTGCGGCCAGTATTTTAGGCTTATAAATAGCAaagttgaaattaaagttttctAAAAAGTTTTGCGAATCCCGTCTTATCTACCGACGGAATATCAGTATCATTTAGAAAGCTAAATTCAATTTGTGGAAACCAGGTTGCTGTTGTATGATGGTagtgtattttcaaaatgtccTTAAGTTATTGGTCGGCGTTGAAAAATTTTGACCAGAGAACTAAacaaagaaacatttaaaatactaaacctgTTTGATTAGAAGTAGCAACGTATGAAACTGTTGGTTGTGCTGATGTGATAACGTGTCCTTGAGTAGATGGTGTTGATCTAGCGCATGCACAACACAGACATACTGCAATCGTCACAACTGTAGCTATGGCTACAAGCACACCAATCACAATGCCGATAATTGCTCCAACTGATCTACAATTTAtcaacataataaataatattaatctgATTTAGAGTAATTTCTCGCAATTTGATTAGTTGATATTGTCCTTATAGAATCCTTATAAATTTCAGTTCAATTTTTTATCACGTCAATTGGAATGATCTTCCTTATTCATTACGTCAATTGGAATGATCTCCCTTCTGCCattgacataataaaaaaaattgagttgCTTTATAGTgctaatattttaaattcagattaaatatctataatatatttgattgatattgtcctcaaattgaattttaatataataatatgtaaaataacaaaatcatgatAAATTTGTTACACAGTGTTCAATTGTCTTATAAATACGGATTTTTTcgggtcaataaaattcatatcgggTTTGGACTTTCAAAACTAATAAGGAAAACTTCTGAATCAGTCATAAAAATCGTTTTCTTACGGAAAATGAGAAAATTCTTACACATTTATCTGTTACATTGTAGGGTTATGTCCCCTTATATGCGAAAACtgcaaaaacagatttttttctttatttgttaaaaGCAGTAATGcaatactttttaataaaacacaTAATCATCTTCCTTTAGATGAAACTTCGTACAAATGATCTCATTGTTTTCTCTTCAAAGTtgcatatttcatttaatattccATCTATATCTAGACCGATTGTTTTCTGCTATTTTACCATCAAAGACGGCATAAGGTACATGAACTGTCTTCaattataaaagacaaacacatttgttttgaGGTACTTTTTTTTGTTCCTATTCCGAAAATGAAAAAACTCaacaaaaatcttaaaatcctctagaatatatttgtatccatGTGATCTCCAATTAAAGCATTAAACTGTAGATTGACTACGCAAGTATTCGATTATGCAAAGGAAAATAATGTCAGCGTTGAAAGTGAAACCGGGttgaaatattcatttgaattatttgcTCCACAAAAAATAGTTCTCAGACAGGTAACATAATATTAAATCAAACACACAAAGAACACAATAAATCAATTGCACGTGTTGACTATCagtttatgttatatttatatcgGATTATATGACCATCGGGATCGAGGAAAGCATCTTGATGGTTAATTAGATGACGTCTAgacaaaacacatattaaaagGTGATACATATTAGCGTGTCCTTACAAtgctcattttaaaaattttgtaatgtttaaataCGTTCTAAAATTTAAGCATCataatttgagtcaaattggtaAACATGAGTTAAACAGTTAATGTCCCTTTGAATATAATGTTATATGAATAAACACTGTATTTGCAATATGTCAATAATGCCAAAGATAACAAAAACTGGTGTTATTCTGTAATTGTAAAACATGGTATTTACTCACAGTGAAAAATCAGAATAGATGGAGTAGTCACTGTAACTGTAACTACAGCACGGAACATTGGTGTTTGAATTGCAACATCCATTGTAGCAATATGTACTACCATAATAATTGGGTGCATAGGTATGATAGATGGTATAGTAACAGCTTGTGGCACTTGCAACTTCTGTGggtagaaatatatatatgcatgtgaACATTGTTATGTCGTAGAGgacattacatttttaattgttagAAAGGGGGTTGAAACCTCTCAACCAGATGTAAAATTATTCaacttataatattataaacttgtacaaaaaagacaatttaaatTGTATTATCCAATTTTCTGTAGGAagaaatacaactttaatttCCTGATGCTTAAAGTTACAACACCAATATCTTCCAACGCAAAGTATTAACCATTCTGATGCTTCTTCACTTccatatgataaaattgagaaaggaaagttggaatgtgtcaaagcgacaacaacccgaccatggaGCAGACAACATCCGAGGGCAAACAATGGGTCTtgaatgtagcgagaaactcccgcacccggaggcgtccttcagctggccctttaatatgtatactagtgtagtgataatggacgtcatactaaactccaaactataaacaagaaactaaaa
The genomic region above belongs to Mytilus trossulus isolate FHL-02 chromosome 7, PNRI_Mtr1.1.1.hap1, whole genome shotgun sequence and contains:
- the LOC134727080 gene encoding cysteine and tyrosine-rich protein 1-like codes for the protein MIGYVLMFNVLLEVASATSCYYTIYHTYAPNYYGSTYCYNGCCNSNTNVPCCSYSYSDYSIYSDFSLSVGAIIGIVIGVLVAIATVVTIAVCLCCACARSTPSTQGHVITSAQPTVSYVATSNQTGMQGYSQPYGVHDNSGFVPPPAYNHTAMPAAHHPS